The genomic window aaaaaatgctcACACTGCATCAAGATGATTGGCACCGTGCGCACCCAGTCGTTTGATAAATTTGTTACGGATTCAGCAGCCGCGGCTACTGCTTTTGCGACTGGCCACAAGACGCATAATACAGGTCAGTCGACTGAGCCAACCACATGCTGCTCGTAACGGGCCGTGAAAAACAAGGGAGGGTTTTGCTAACTTATCGCAGGGATCGGCATCGATAGCGACGTCAAACCGGTAGCATCGATCCTCGAGGCAGCACACCTCGAGGGCTTCAAgaccggcctcgtcgtcacgTCGCGCGTCACCCACGCCACTCCTGCTGGCTACTGCGCACACGTCATGAATAGAAGTCTGGAGGTCGAGATTGCCAGCCACCAAATTGGGCAGAAGCACCCCCTAGGATCGGTCGTGGACCtcatcatgggcggcggTCGTCGCCATTACCAGACAAAGAGGCCGGGTGGGAACAGCACAATTGACCTGATTACATGGGCCAAGGGTCAGGGCTTCTCCTACGCCGGGAATAAAAGAGAGTTGGAAGTGTTTTCGCGCGACCTGGGCAAAGTCCCCCTGCCGTTCTTGGGTCTCTTCGCCGACAGCCACATGGCCTATGAGCTGGATCGTGACAACGAGAAGGAGCCGTCTCTCCTGCAAATGACGCAAACCGCAATCAAGACGCTGTCCGATGCTACCACGGCCGGTAGAGACGGTAGGGACGGTGTAAGCCGTCCCAAGGGCTTCTTTCTCATGATTGAAGCTTCGCGAATCGACCACGCAGGCCACGCCAACGACATCGCCGCGCATATCCACGACATCGCCATGTACTACCAAGTCATGTCTTTCCTGAGGAAATTCGTCACCGAAAACCCCGACACCCAGATCCTCTCGGCGGCGGACCACGAGACCGGCGGCCTGACCCTCGGCACCGGCTACAACCCTGCCATGCTGGAGAGGGCTAACCATACGTCCGAGTACCTCGAGAGGGCCTTTGCCTTGTACCAGGGCCCGGACAGAGCAACTTACTTGAGGAACGTTATTCTTCCCCAGTACGGACTTGTAAGTGCCTCTGACAAAGATGTTAAGAAGTATCTTGATGTTCTCAAACGGGACGGCATCTCCGAGATGGGAAGTGTCATCAGGCGTGACTTTGCGAAATCAGCCGGCATCACGTGGGCAACAGATGGCCATTCGGCCGTCGACGTCCCTCTGTACGGCTTCGCCGTTGGCGACAAGGCGTACTCGCAGATGAAGGAGTACTTGGGGCCTCACACGGATAATACCCAGTTGGCACTGTACATGGAGTCGGCGCTCGGTGTTAACCTAAACAAGGCTACGGAGGCTCTGAGGGAGAACTGGGTCAAGTTTGAGGGGTATGGCGGCAAAGGGGGGAGATGACGAGAATGCGGAGGCTCACCTTATTCTAATTGAGGACCGGGAGATGTTTGTGCCAGACGAAAGAGGGACTCGTGAACATGGTGGACGTTTATATCATGGGTTGATTTTGTAGTCATCCTGGATTATCTTGTACCATGCTAGTCTCAATTGCCGCGATACGTGGAATCGACATGTTAGCAACGACTTCTGGTAACGACGTGATGGTTCAATCTGCTCCCTGCGTTGCAGACTAGAGTGAGATGTATGAAATAGCACGCCATGAAATGAGCCCAGCCACGCAGGGATGGGCCGTTCCTGCCACATCTGGGCCAAATAAAACGCAGCAGGGGCGCGGGTCTTCTCAAGATCCTCATAGGAGTATCCGTTATATGCTATCCTCAGTACGGCATGGTGCAAGAAGTGACTTGATGTAAAACTGGATATCCGGGATATTCGGCCATGGGCCTCTATTGCTGGCTCTTGGTGCTCCGTGGCTCCGTGGTCAAACCCCATGACCATGGGAACTGGTCGGGCATTTGATCAGGCCAAGTTGTTGCAATCACTTGATGAACTCTTGGTAAAAGATCCCGTATGCCTCTAGTGTGGCGTGCAGTCCTCTGCAACGGGCATTAGCTGAGTTGTGACCCTCCATCATGTCAAGCATAACTTACCGTGGTGTATTAGGGCTCCAATGGCGTCACTCCCAGGCAAGTCTTGAGAACCGTAGATGGGATCACCGGTTTGCCAACTGGCCTCGGACATGAACGCAGTCCAGGGATCAACGCAGCCAACATTCATCTATTTGGCAATCTCCCCACATGTATCAGCGTACTGCTCCGTGACGACGTTGGAGCGGTTCAGCTTCAAGTAGCCTCGACTCTTGACGCGATGATCCAGACGTCTCTCCTCTATTAACGGCGGGATCACTAGCAGAAGCCGAGGGTTGTGAGCCTCAAGGGCAGGGTGAGTGAAGAGCTTGACTAGGTTCTTCTTGTACCGGTCCAGTAGCACATGCTCTCCATTCTCAGCGTCCGGGAAGCAGGCGTCGTTGGATCCGAAAATGATAGCCTGGCACCCCCTTTGTTAGCGACACTGCCTACTAGAACATTATTAGCAAGACGTACCATGAAACGGACGCTGGTTTGTTGGGGATCTGACATGATCTTGGGCAACACCTTTAAACCTTGCTCGGTGCCAAGTGGTTGTTGCATGTTGCATGGAGAAGCGGGGCGCTGGATCGAAGACAGATGATAGCTGCCTTGTCGGAAAAGTCGCAGGAACATGCTGAATGTAGCTTAGCCGTTGCCGTTTAGTGGTTGATTAAAGTTTTAGTACTCGGTCTCTCGCAGGGAATTCGGCGCATGAGTGGAGAATGTAACGGAGCACCAAGCGGAGAACGGCACTGGAAGCCACGGTGAGTAACAATTTCTACAGTCACATTTCGGGCCGGCCCTCATCCGCGATTGGCCGCTGACACTACGAGCCAATTACGACTTACGGACGCATTCAGCAGGAATCACGCCTCGATCCTCCCGTCTGGAAGCCACAATAACGACTTGACGCCTTTGTCAACATTGACTTCATCCCGCAGTACTAACCCCATGCCAACGTGAGCCCCTGTCGTGGGTGTAATTTGTAAACAATGCCGCACAATGACGCTGTTGTATTTTAGGCCCCCTAGGCTGCGGCTGAATTCAATGGTTTTTAGCCGAAGCTGCTAGATGGTCAGCGATGATGGTTTCTTTTTCGGTTTCCCCTACCGGGTACCGCCTGCGGGCCGACTGTATGAGGTTGAATACAAGACTAGCCAAAAGGTCAAGCTGCCAAAAGGCGCCCATTGTATTTTATTCTTTATTTCTTTCCTATGCCCATCGGTCAACCTACACCTCTTCATTCTCCCAATCCTTCTCCTCAAACATTGGTTCTTTCCGCACTCCGCTGACTTCAAGCTTCTCCAAAAACTCGGCGGGAACCGAGGGAATGTATTTCCTCTCCCGCTCCCGGTTGACGCCCCCAAATCCTGCGCCGTACGAAACTAGCATGTCTGTGACGGATGGCAGCGTAAACGGTAGCATCAGCGCAGGGTCCATGAGCAAGTGTTCGGGtgcgtcttcctcctcgtctgaCGCGTCGTTGGCGTCGGGGTTGCGCGCACTTGCCACGCTTCCGGGGGTGTCGAGCAGATTGCCGCTGTTTGATCTGCCCTTGACCGGTGTCGTggggctgctgctggcatCTGGGCCCGATTTGGGCAGCGGTGATGCCGCCCGGCTGCGGCGTCTGTCCCGCTTGAGTGCAGCTTCCTTTTGAATCGCCACTAGATACTTCATTGCGCTTTTGGGGAGCCCCTTTTCGCCGACTTCTGGCCGGTAGTGGGTGGCTGCGTGTATGAGCTGCTGTGGTGTGAGCCGTTTCAGCTGTTGAAGGGTGCCCACGAGGGCTTCCAGGTCGTCTGCGTCAAGCGATGAGAAGCACTGGAGCCACTGGAGTAGCTGGATGACGGGGGCGAGAAAGCGCCGAGCGGCATCCATGACCGTCTCCCCAGAGGCCCTCGTGTCGCCGCCTTCGTAGTGCTCCGCCTGTCGATTATTCGTTCGCGCCCAGTCCTCGAGGATGGAGACGTTCATGCGAATCTGCATGGCCTTGGTTCGTGCCAGGTACTTTCGGTTGGACATGATTCTGTTGAAAAGCTCTGCGCCAAGCCAGTACAGTAGTTGCGAAACAATCTGTGCCGTGATGACTGAGTGGATGTCATAGAGGTCCAGTACGAAGAGGGTCGAGGAAAGAAGCGATGTGACGTTTCGAGGCGCTGGCTTTGCGCGCTGCTTGGGCGAGGGCGGCCTGAATCTCTTTTCCAAGGGCTCCTCCTTGACTGTTTGTTTCCGCTTGAAGAGCTTCCATTCGTTCTGAAAAGTAATGTCCTCGAAGCCCGGGATCGTTTCGTGGTCGAGCATGGCGGCATCCAAAACCTTGTCGAGGCGTCTTTCGGCGTCGCGGACAATGAGGATAAAAATCTCATTGATGAGCTCGGCGAGGTGCGCTTGAAACTCGGCCGTCGCCTCAACGAGGCCCGCATCCTTTTTCAGGTAGTGCAACAACAGCGTGGCGTTGGAGATCCAGAACGCCAGTATCGTCATGTCCCACTGACACCTCTCGACCACGTCATTAATCAGGTCCATTGCCGTGacgagcagcttctccagcaacTCGGGGCTGGCGTGGTAATGCGCGTATCTCGCGCTGAGGAATATCATGTTGGCCGGCACGGGCTTTTGTGTCGGCGAGCGCTGGGGTGTCattttggtgatgatgatgtcgagtATCCGGTCGAGCTCGTGTTCTTGAAAGACAAACATTTGGTCGTGCAAGCAGCGGCTCCAGTCAAACTCTTGCTGTTCCTCCTCAAACTCGTCGGCCGGCTAGCCGCAACGTCAGCACAGGAAAACACACGCCCCTAACGACTTTCCGGTATTATACGCACCTCGGGCTGGTCGTCGATTCCCACATTGCCCAAATCAACCTCCAAGTCTCTGGCACtgtccatcatcaacctccTGCGCAACTCATTCTCTGCCATTTCCTCTTCGAACCGGTCCTGCGAGAAGCCCGGGTTGTAAAAGTCATCGCCCATTCCGGCATTTCCGATATTGTAGCCGTTGTCGTGCAGATAAAAGGACATGTCGCTGTCGGGGGGGACAAAGTCAAAGGCTGTTCGGCCAGAGGAAGTCTTCTGGTCAGAGGATGCGCCATTATCCAGTAGTAGTTTTGCGATTCCCTTGTGTCGGTTCGTCATGGCCCACATGAGAGCGCTCCATTGATTCCGGTCCTGCCTATTGACGTCGGCTCCAGCGTCGATGAGGACCTTGACGACGCTTTCGTGTCCCTATTCAGGTATTAGGCCattatcgtcgtcgtcgtcgtcatttAGACGCCAGGAAAGAAAACTCTACTCACAAAGCAACTCGCGTAAATCAAAGGGGGTGTCccatcctcgtcggcggcgttgaCATCGATTAAGGGCTGGCCGTTTCCACCAAGCAGCCTCTTGACTTTGCCCACGTCGCCATTGCTAGCTGCCATGATCATTGCCTTTTGTAGCATGTCCTTCTTTTCAGATTCAGACAACTTGTCGTCATTGAGAATAGTCTGTTCATCCTCGAGTCCGTGGCCGGCCTGATGAGCTGCTGCTTGGGCTTTCAACATCTCCATGAGTCGCGTGTCACTATCCTTGGGAGGTTTGGGAATATCTCGCTCATagtcggcgtcgtcattcAGGGACAGGTTCCCGAAATTTAATGGTTTCGCCAACGCCGGCGTTGTGAGAAACTGGGATTGACCTTGAAAGGGTGTCAGACATTGACCGTCGGCGCGCCAGCCCTCACTGTGGCTCGCTTTGCGTCCTAGACTAACTCACCTTGCCAGCCATCGTACATCTCGGTCTCGGGGATGTAGTCTTCCATCGGAGCATGTCTTCGGTCGTCTAGGGACGTCGGAAGGTCGGCGGGCATGGCTCGTGGCTTGGGTTCGCCATTATTGCTCAGGTGCTCCGAGTCCATGGCGGAAGGAGGGGCAAGACCACACTCGGCAGCTCATGGAACTTGGGCTGCCCTTGATGACAGTCAGACGGCGCAGCACTGTGGGGATGGagagggaaaaagaaaactgcTGGTAATAGGCTGGGAGTCGTCATGAGCTGTCCCGTGTCAGGGAGGCTGTTTCGCGAGCCGTCGTCGTGTGAGGTGTTGGGAGAGAATGGAGCCGGCCAGATCAGGTGTCTGTCTGCCTGCAAGGAACCGATGGGTTGAGTTGAAAGGTGAGTTGCGGCACGTCGTCATTTAGCTGGCTTGGCTCGCCTGAAAGTTGGTCCGTGCGCCGCCCGAGCTCAAGGAGACAAAGCCAAAACAGCACAACCACACAATGCAGGCTTCAAGTGTTGCCCTTGCCACCTTCTCAGGCTTCGTACATGATCCCGAGGTAACATAGCCCACAATCTAgggagtacatacatgcactGATGCAGCGTGCACATATCACGCTCGGGTGAGAAGGCCGATATGTTGGAGCGTTTTTTAATGTGCCCGTTCGATCAGTGCGGAGTCGTGTTCCTCGTCGGAACCCCGTCTCCTTAATCCATGCATCGACTTTAGGACACGTGAACATCGCCTCAAGTATGGATTTCGACCATCATTTTGTGGGCATAATTGTCGGTCCTTCATACCGACCTCATTTCGTCAATCGCACGGGGCAAATAAACGGACTGGATACTTACCAATGTCCACTAAAGCTGATAACATGGCTATCAGAAAAGACCAGAGGGTTGATGGACAGCCCAACAAAGGCGGCACCTACAAAATGAATACCGCACTCGGTTTGCTTTCTTTAGGTATCGATTTCCCGTCAGTTGTCTCTATGCGCACCTCCTTTCATTTCAATCAAAGGCAAAGGTACGTGCTCCACAGCTTGGAACAAACAGAATAATCACCACATGTCCACCCTCGCAATCAGCACCTCCAGGCGGCGCGCTTGACACTACTTTTGGGGAGCATGGCAAGCCTGAGTTGCGTAAAAGTAGTGTCCTCTTCCCCCTCGGCCCCGGGTGCTTGGGGCTACCCTGGATCGGATCCCGGGCCGGTTCGTGATGGGTGCCGGGGCCGGAAAGCACCCGAGGCTGACGGCCGCCGAGTCCGGGGTTGCTCCAGACTTGGTACTGGTGGAAAACGTGGTTCGGTGGGTGGATGGCTTTTGAACTGAGGGCTGTTTTCTGGGTCGCGGAGGATCTTATGGACTGGTTTGCCGAGACGTGCCAGATAATACTTGGGCATATGCATTACTTGCCATCAAACCATGCTCGAtccagtacggagtactcgtgGGGTAACCGACACGTACTTGAGTAAGTATGAAGCCAGTTTGCGGAGCGGGGATGTTGATTGCCACTCTTAGTGCCTCTAGCTGACGGGAGAGAGGAGTAAATAGTATTgatggtacggagtactagtcAGGCACCTAGCAAGGGGACAGCAGAAATACCGGACACTCTGCCCACGTGAGTGAGTGGTGCGTGTTTGGCTTTTCTGTCACCCGCGGGCCTGAGGTGACTACCCTCGATGGATCGGGAAGAGAGGGTAAATTCAGCACCCAGCCTGTCTGCGGAGTAGGCACCAGTGGCCCTACatctaggtacttaagtgCCTTCCTCGTaccacggagtacggagtaccaagtTACATTATCCAAGTCTGACGTGATTGCCGGCATAGATTGTGACTTCTCATTCCACCACCCACCAATCAATGGCGGGGGCGGGGCTCTCGCAGCAGCCTCCCGTCCTACCACACGGAAATCCAACCAGTCACGTACCGAGAAAATGTAAGCTCCCTTGCCAGCTCAAACTGTAAGACGGAATCACGGCCCCTCTCGACCTCATGTCGTCAACCATCAGTCTGCGTGGCCATGAAGAATCCGAAGCAGCCCCAAAAACCGGCAGCTCCCAAACATGTCTTCTAGTCCATCCGCCCATCCATCACTCATCCACGACGTCTTCATCAGCCGCAGACCGCCAGTGTGCTCCCCTCAAGCCCAGCGCACCACAACCTCCATCTGTTGCCGCCAGAGACTTGGATTAGCCGCACACGCTCCAGACTAGCTTCAATACAGACCAGTCCGCCAGCAAGGTTTGCACCAACGCCTTCGTTGAGCAAAGCACGAAACTCTCGGCACAACAAAAAATCGTTAAATAGAATGGCGAGCGCAACAGGTCTCCCCGAGCGGCCACCAGCACGCGAATCCATCGTCGCGGCTGAGACGGAACCGCTGCTTGGAAAGCCCGGGGATGCAGTCTTGCCCACGGGAGCGAGCATCATGAGGGCCTTTGTGATTGGTAAGGCTCTCCCCCGCCACTGCTTGATCCCACGAGAAAACCAGAAGCCCACTGTATccgaaagaagaacaaaCCCGCAGTCCTCGTCACAGTCCCCGACTAACCGCGTCAACAGGAACCGGCAccctcgcccagctcggcgtcgccatcatctgcgCCGACATCTGGGCACACATGTTCTTCAgccccatcatcttcttctccggcCACCCCATTGCCatgtcggccgccgtcttcacgCTCACGCAGtccgtcctcgtccagcagCCCATCTCCAGCGACACGCCTCACCAGAAGCGCGTGGGCCAGTACGTCCATGCGGCGCTCAATCTGTTCGCCTTTGCGGCAATCGTCACCGGCTTTGCGATAATTGAGATCAACAAATTCCGTAGCAACGGCCCGCACTTTCACTCTGCACACGCCTACCTAGGCGTGTTTAcgctcgtcgtcctcgcggGGCAGTACGTCGTCGGCCTCACCATGTGGGCTACGCCGCGGCTGTACGGGGGCGAGGAGAGGGCCAAGTCGCTATACAAGTACCACCGGTACGTCGGGTACTTGATCCTGCTGACGCTTTTGGCGACGGTCGTGGCTGCCACCGAGACAGACTATGTGCGCTCGGTGTTGGGCGTTAACTTTTGGACGGTCCTTGCGGGCAGCGTCCTTGTTGTCATGGGCGTGTTTCCCAGGATTCAGAAGCAAAAGTTGGGACTTGGTCCGAGACAAGAGGAGCGCCCTGTCCATGACTTTGAGAGTGCTACTTCTTAATTGATGGAGGTGTCTCGCGATGGGAGCGTCATATGACCCATTTTCGAAAGAGTGTACGTTGTTCTATCATACCGAAGCAGAACTCGGTAAGCGTTGGATTGGTGCGGCGTTAGGTGTCATCGTGTCACTGCATGTGTTGCTAATCACTTTGATGTAGGGTTTATTTACTTTCATAGTATAGCTAGGGTCGGTGTGCAATAATACGTTTTATGCCCTGATAAATCCAGCGACGCAGGCCTGAAGTCTTACTTGGCTGCCCCAAAACCACGACTTTTGCAGGGAGTGGCGTGGAAGGGAATGACTATGCATATCGTTTCCCGCATGTATCATTCTCCTCATGTCCAAATGTACTTCTTCGCTTTGCCGTCCAATTCATTCTGTCATCCTATTACTGGGAATAGAAAGTAGACGCAAACATGGACCGAAATGTCTATAAAGACGCATACAACCCCCTGAATGGCACCTGCATCGCCCCGACTGCAACACCTTTTGGAGGGTGTTGCAGGAGTTCAAGAATAATCTAGGCGGCCAGAATGATTTACACCTACAAATGGACACGATGTACGTCGTGTTCTCTCTTTGGCATACTGTGTGTGCGCGCGCCATCTTTTTGACACATTCACACAATATGCGTGCATAAACTCATGCGTTACAGTTGTTTGCGGACACCATTCTGCCCGCCAccaaggcggcgatggcCCTGTAGTCGTGACAGAGAACGTTGTCCAGGACCTCTTCGAGACCGTGCACTCAGCCATCAACCCGTCGTATCAGACCGCGACCTTCTTGTCCACAGATGGGAAGACGGATAGCACGGGTAATTACTCACAGGAAGATATTGCCTTGCTTCAGTCTACCTTCTCCACGGAAACCTCTGCAGGCGATGACTTGCACATGGGCAATGGGAAAATGCCTCGCGTCAGAATGATGATTCACCCAGCCTGATTCGCGGCCCTCAAAGAGTCGGGGCCTCGAATGCAAAGATTCCAGTTACTAATTCCGCGTCTCGCCACGATGCCTTGCTGAATTCAACTACTGGCAGGGAAATACCATTATCGCAACTAACTGACACGAAAAGCACGGTATGCCAAATGAGTTCCCCGAGGCGTTCAACAACACGCACCCTTTCCGCTCCGACGGCATCCTCATCACCATGACGCACAGTGAGCGTCTTGCTCCAGGACGCGCTTCTGAAATACTGGCAAATACTGCGCGGATTTTGCAAGGAAACGCTCGAGGTCGTACATGAGGCGGCAAGCGTTCCCGCAGACACAGGGGTTGAGAGATATGCCGTAGGCCAAGGAGTAGAGGGCCTTTACGTGGATTCATTCTGCCGCGGTGCGCTTGTTTACTGTACGTCATGGGAGGCCCTTTGAATCGGGCGGTCTGTTACGGGGAATGGGATGAGGGATGTATTTTGCAcaaaaggaaaggaaagacACCGTCGTTTAGGTTGGGGGTGTTATGTCTTCGcgttcctttttcttttttcccctttctCACGTTCGCCTTTGTCTATAGATGTTGGCGCCGGCAGCCAACTGTTCAAGTGCCCTTACCAAGGACGACGTTGCGTAAAATCTACAAAAACGCACGTGTCCATACCGTCGAACCGGACGCGATACGCCGGCAGGACCAAACTCCCGCGCGGGTGTCTAGTTGATTAGTCCCGAGAAATGGAACCACTTACACGACTGGTTGCGCTGCACTGGACGAGGTCATGGGCGGATTTTGGCTACTCTTCGAACACAAACAAGTGTTTGGATCGGGGCATGAGTTTCAAAAGGGCCGTCTAGATGCGTCACTGCCCACTTAACCAAGACTCAAACAAATGTCGGATGCAAATGCCGCATGTGAATCTTGGCCCCCAAGGCGGATAAGAAAACACCAGGCGCTCTGCCTATGTAAGCGGTGCGTGTTCGATATTTTTAGCCACACGCGTGGGCCTCGTAAAAACGTAGTCAAGCCATGCTAGTGACGAAAGCCGCGGCGGGACGAGGCAGATCGTGGCATCCAGAGACGCGGCAGAATCGGATGTTTCGCGTGGCAAACAGAGCCTCAATACGATACACGAGGCATCGACGGGATCTAAGCACTAGGGACTTATGAGGCTGGCTTGCCTAGTGGCACTGTACAGAGTGTTGGTACGATGTATGGGTAGCTGTGCTAGTTCGATTCGAGAAAGCTTGAATCCATAATTCCAGCTTGGTGGTGGATTTCCGAATCAGCATCATGCAACTCGCCATGGTAGCGACTAGTAGCATGAACATTAGCATCAACATCCCCATGGCTCGACAATACTGGACAACCATTCACACCAAAAAAGGGCACGTGCCAGTACTGGATCCAATTCCCTAAATGGGATGCTGCTGGGATGCCAAATGGTGCGCCACTGACGCAATCCGGCAGCATTAGTGTGGGACTTGAGTGCTTTCACCCTAGGTTTGACTTGTCAGAATGCGTCACACGGACACAGACAGCCGGGAGGGAAGAGACAAAGAGACGAAAACCTGGGCTTTGATCAACACACCATGAGCAACCACTTGAATAATGACGGGTCTAAGCCGACAGACAATAGAGAGTACGGgtcccccctccctctcccccccGATACCGAATGGGGTACTTCGAGATGCTAGGTCGACGCTTCAGCCACGCGCGCGGCAatcgaaaaagaaaagaaaagaaaagaacgcGGCCAATAGTATTCCCAAACGAAAACAGTCGTGTCGTAGAAGACTCGGACAGAAGGCCACGCACGTGGCATCCCCTTCgcgtctccttggcctcagGAATAGATTCATTTCATTTCGTAATGGATGTATCGCCAAGTGATGTTCGTTCGTGTATCTCGGGGTTACACGAGCAAGGGACCCCTATCTTCTGACTTGTCGGTCTGGTGAAGACGCGGCAATCTGCATGTGTGTGGTGTTCTGCTTGCTCATCATTAATAACAACAACTCGAGCTCGTGCGGGGAAGGCCAGTCTCAAGTTGGCGTCGTGCATACCGGCTTAGATTTGCTCTGTTGCAGACGACTTGTCAAGCTCTGCATCCGACATCGCGCAAATGCCCGCGTTTTTGCCTCGG from Metarhizium brunneum chromosome 2, complete sequence includes these protein-coding regions:
- the PHO8_1 gene encoding Repressible alkaline phosphatase; this encodes MLLRAILTLLASALSSPAFAAPAGKVRSHRVRNFIYVVPDGFGPASQTLWRDYISIMNKNGTELRPNSTATDLDGIMIGTVRTQSFDKFVTDSAAAATAFATGHKTHNTGIGIDSDVKPVASILEAAHLEGFKTGLVVTSRVTHATPAGYCAHVMNRSLEVEIASHQIGQKHPLGSVVDLIMGGGRRHYQTKRPGGNSTIDLITWAKGQGFSYAGNKRELEVFSRDLGKVPLPFLGLFADSHMAYELDRDNEKEPSLLQMTQTAIKTLSDATTAGRDGRDGVSRPKGFFLMIEASRIDHAGHANDIAAHIHDIAMYYQVMSFLRKFVTENPDTQILSAADHETGGLTLGTGYNPAMLERANHTSEYLERAFALYQGPDRATYLRNVILPQYGLVSASDKDVKKYLDVLKRDGISEMGSVIRRDFAKSAGITWATDGHSAVDVPLYGFAVGDKAYSQMKEYLGPHTDNTQLALYMESALGVNLNKATEALRENWVKFEGYGGKGGR